A region of the Callithrix jacchus isolate 240 chromosome 5, calJac240_pri, whole genome shotgun sequence genome:
caagttcaAATGATTTGTTCCTAGTATACAGAAATACTAGTATTTCTAGTGTTCCTAGTAGAcagaaatttttgtatattgcccTTGTATTCTGTAACCCTATTAGTTTTGCTGGCGTTTTTTTAGATACTTCAAAATTGTTTAGGTTCACATTGTATGTAGataaacacaatttttacttcttccttttaaatTATCTTCACTGCACACTCGACCTCctggtccaagtgatcctcccacctcatcctcccaagtaactgtgacCACAGGCATCCACCCCAAACCTggacaattgttttatttttagagactgggtctccctatgttgccctggcAGGTCTAAACTCCTGGGTCTAACcttcactgtgcctggcccatgccATTCTTCATATCAGGGTTCAAACTCCTTCTAGAATCTGATAAAAGCGAAGAACTCTTTCTAGAAAAATCCCCCATTCAGAATTCTAGGGAAAGGCCTCATAGACTTCTTGAATCCCACTCATGGACCTCAGTTTTAGGAATCCTGATtcatgcaaatcaagaccacaatgagatactatttcatgccagtcagaatggcaattactaaaaagtcaggaaacaatagatgctttGGCGAGGctgaggagaaataggaacacttttacactattggtgggaatataaattagttcaaccattgtagaagacagtatggcaattcctcaagtatctagaaccagaataccatttgacccagaaatcccattactgggtatatactcaaagaaatatGTCATTCTACATTACAGACACATGCATTCATatgttattgcagcactatttacaatagcaaagacatggaaccaacccaaatgcccctcaattatagactggataaagaaaatgtggcacacatatatcatggaatactatgcagccataaaaaagaaaaagatcatgtcctttgcagggatatagatgaagctggaagccatcatcctcagcaacctaacacaggaatagaaaagtaAACAATGCATGCTCTCTTTCATAAGTGGGatttgaataatgagaacacatggaaacagggagttgaacaacacacactggggccttttacaggggagagcattaggacaaataacgaatgtatgtggggcttaaaacctaggtgcagcaaaccaccatggcacatgtatacctgtgtaacaaacctgcatgttctgcaaatgtatcctggaacttaaagtaaagctttaaaaaaaggacattctgacacatgctacaatatggattaGGTATCTAAAGGAGTCAAATTTCATAGAGAGAAAatgtagaatggtagttgccaggggctgaggagtTACCGCTCAATGGGAACTGAGtttcaattttcaaaaacaaaaaagtagtgGCGATGGATGGCGATGATGGTtgtaaaacaatgtaaatatacttaatgccaatAAAccgaataaaatggaaaaaaaaaaggatcctgATTCATAGAAATCAGTAAACAAAACATGAACACTTAGTTTatccatataaaaataatacGAATCATGGTTGCTGACACAAATAGCTTATATTTCCAAACCATGTGGCACAGAAGCTATTTTGCACATAATTATGTCAGATTAACTTTGTTACAAATTGGATTTGGTTATAAAATTAAACTAGAATCAGGCTATCAGCTGTTGTGCATGTAGcacaatttaaaaaggaaacattagaGAGACCATTTCTTAGGAGCTAGAAAGGCGTCTTTTGTTTTATCTGTGCTTTTACCACTTACAAGCTTAGCAAGTCCTTTAAACCCTGGCCTTCAGGAACTTCACTCTTAAAGGGAATACAATACTTTCTTTAGAGGCTTCTACAGGATTTGGGACAATGCAAACAAAGTGCTTAAGCTATACTAGATCCTAAATAAATGGTGCTATTTATGGTGAGTCGGTGTTACACAACTAGTGGCTATGGCACCCAGGGCTTCCGATGTCGTATCATCAAACTGGCATGAGATTCCCGAGTTCAGCGGACAATTGCTTACTTTGTTGGAGGAGAAGCAGATGTGAAAGGCTGATAAATGTTGACATCCCCAAGGTGCTGGGGCACGAGACTTGAGGTTATGGCATGTCCTTCCTTTGCTAGTCCAACAAAGCATGACTTATGAATGTCACTATTTTGGCTTTTCAGGAAGCCAGTGTAGTATCTGAAGTGGCTTAATGATCCAGAACCAACACACACAAGAACCAGTTCAATAATATCTTTCCTTCCTTACTGTTGActtccctgtttttctttctttgctcagTGAATATCAACACAAAGACTAATTAATCTTCTGACACTTTTTTCCCCTTCCAAGAACATATTTCCTTGTCTGGCTAAGGGCAATCACCTTCCCTGACTCCTTCGGGAATAACGGGTGCATTTCTTAGAGTCACATCCATCGATTTTCAGGCCAAAGTTTTCACGCATTcagtggaaggcagtgtggcatgATGGAAAAGACAGAGGGCGAAGACTCAGGTCACCTGGTCCCCGTCATCATTTCTGCATCTGTCTATCTGAAGTGGGCGGATGGCTGTGCCAGTTTCCTCAGTTGTACAGCGCAAGAAGTCCCGCTTTGGGTGAGCTTTTTTCGCATACATGGTAAGCGGTGATCGGCAGGACCCCGGAGCCCTCTAGGGCGTTCGGCTTGGATTGCGCTTGCACTGGGTGGCCGACTGCGACGGTGGCGCCGCGTCGCGAACGGCGGGTTGCGCGCGCAGCACCTCCGCTGCCTCCGGATCCAGTGTCTTCGTTACCAGGAGAAAAGAGCGGCGCGCTTTCCGGCGCAGTCGCGGCGCGTCGCAGCTGTCATGGCGGAGGCCGTCTGGAGCACTGACACCGGGGAGGCTGTGTATCGCTCCCGGGACCCCGTGCGCAACTTGCGCCTCCGGTAGTCACCACCCCAGCCCCGAGGCCCCATGCTTTTATGCCTTTAGATCATTCCAGCCTGAACTCGGTGTTCTGAGGCCCCACTTCTGCTTACAATCCCGGCCACTTCTCCGGGCTCCCCACTTCTCTCATTATCCGTACCCCTGTCCACTCACAGCCTCCAAGAACCTCTTACAGACCCACCCAAGTCCATTGACGTCCTTGTCGCTCCTAGTTTCTTAGAGCCCTGTGTCCCCAGTACACCCTCTCACCCTCACCCTTCCCCATCGGACGGCGCACCCCACCCACCTCCTCTCCATTGGCTACACCCAGCACACCTTGGCAACCCCACCTCCTCTCTTTTGTTTCCCTCATCCTTGCTTTCCCTCATCTCCCGGTTGCGTGTCTGGTAACTAATATTTTGGGTTTCTCTTTTCTTGACAGAGTCCGCCTGCAAAGAATCACATCAAGCCATTTTCTTCATTATCATCCTGCTACCCAGCTGGGGAAGGACCTCATAGGCTTGGCCACTTTCAGGCCTCAGCCAACTGCCAGTGGGTGTTACGGTGGTGATGTGCCATCTAATACTAATTCTGATACTAATCAGAACATAGTGAGATAAATACTATACTTATGATATGTTATAGATTTGCCTGGCAACTTCCATAATATTTgtggcatttttaaaagagaaaacgtTCCCCAAACTCTGAATACACatataaacacttttaaaaacaacttttaaattgGAGGTTGCTTGAAAAGTATGCATATGAACATCAACTGTTTTCTTGTGGTTTTCCTTATCtgagaaaccaaaagaatgagGAGAGTACAGAGTGCTCCTGTTAGGTCACTAGTCTGTCTGCttttattgtttctctttctgtttagACCTGCTCATGGGCAAGAGTGTGGGCTTGTGGGTTATGAAACATGTGTCTCTGAAAAAGGCATACTCAGCCAGCCAAGAGTGTATTAGATTAgatctgggtttttttgttttgttttgttttgaaacagaatctcattctgcccctcaggcgggagtgcagtggtaggatcatagctcactataaccgtGGTCTCcgaggctcaagccatcctcctgcctcagcctcccaagtagctgggactacaggctcatactatcacactcagctgatttttttaaagttttagtagagaagaagtcttactatgttgtccctgctggtctcaaactcctgggctcaagtgatcttcccaccttggcctcccaaaatgttgggattccaggcgtgagtaactgtgcccagccagatttggttctgttaaaaaatcatttatttgccTTCACTGTCCTCTCCTGACACTTGGCTTCCTAAATTTCAGTGTTTGTGATTCTACATACATGGCTTTAGAAATAGTAAAGGCAAAAATGCCAGGGTTATTTTCTAGCAAACTCAGACATTTGGGACTGAGGAAGGGCTGGCTATTCAGATTATATCTAAATTTCAGTTTCTTATATCCAGTTAGATTAAACATTACCcagaagaggctgggtgcagtggctcatgcctgtaatcctagcactttgggaggccaaggtggatggatcactgaggtgggtcaggagttcgagatcagtctggctaacatgacaaaaccccatctctactgaaaatacaaaaattagccaggttggtggagtgtgcctgtaatcccagctacttaggaggctgaggaaggagaatagcttgaacccaggaggcggagattgaccgaaacagtgccactgcactccagcctgggtgacagagtgagactccatcccacccaaaaaaaaaaaaaaaaaaagctcctagaGGATATTTCCTTTATTCAAATTGAAGTAGTGATTAAGATTTCTTGGGTCCTAATCTTGGCATCTGCTCATACCAACTCTCATATACAGCCTCTCTAGCATTTCTCTAGATTGAGTGTTTAATAAATTGCTGAACTCCAGCTGGTTTTTGTGGCAAATACAAGGATAGGGACTTTGGTTATAATCAACCACAGAGCAAGAAGTGGTGCTGGTCTGGCTCAAGCATTTGACTCACTCTGTTGTCTTTGGAGGTGGACACCGCCCAGAGGAAGACGAAGAGGAGGAGATTGTGATTGGGTGGCAGGAGAAGCTCTTTAGCCAGGTGAGCCAGTGTCTCGTGTCTGCTCTGTCTATTCCACCTGGTCTACCTTCACGTGGCTGGTGATACATATTGTCAAACTGATTTCTAGACAGATTGTAACAGTTTATACTTTGCCCTCTTGCGTTTAAGGGACAGTAAGACATGGGGACTGCCACTACTCAGTTTTATGATTCTGAGTGAGGCACTTTTCACCTCTGGGCTATATGGTGTCTGTGATAGCAGACTTGGATTAGACCATTAGTCTGGTTCCTTTTAGCTCTAATATTCTTGGCTCCCCTGCCATCCGTTAGTTTAGAGATGGTTATGAAAACATGTCAGATAACATCAACTCTGTAGAACTAACTGATTTGATTAAACAGTTATAGGAGAAAGAGTTTGATGTATTACAGTGATGTACACATCTCTGTTTCCTTTTGGTGACCTCAGTTTGAAGTAGATCTGTACCAAAATGAAGCGGCCTGTCAGAGTCCTTTGGATTATCAGTACCGTCAGGAGATCCTGAAGCTGGAGAATTCGGGTGGCAAGAAGAATCGACGAATCTTTACCTACACTGACTCTGATAGATACACCAATTTGGAGGAGGTATTGTTCTTTCCAGGGTCTCATAACTTTCATCTTTGcttcctctagtttttttttttttttttgccttaccgGGTTTCTGTGTGTTACATCAGAAGCCTGGTAAGGGGAGACAGTAGCCTACCTAGAAACTGTTGTGAGTTGCTGCTGCTGGCAGCCAGGCTGGAAGAGCATGGACACAGTCTATGGGTGGTGGGGCTGCTGCTTCCTTCTCTACCTGCTGAAGGGCCTAGGGGAGCTGCCATTATCTCTGATTATATGCTTGTAGAGTGCATGCTAGGAGAAGTGACCACTGGGCTTGACTTCCTCCATCCATCAATGAAATGAGATGAGGTGCTAGAGTCTAGAACAATCCAGATAAAATTTATCAAGGGATTCAGCCCAAACTCTGAGTAGATGGACTTGAAGAGGAATTCAGTATAACTATGGAAAACAGCTTATGTCCTCAATTTGCCTATGTCAGAAATACCCTTGTGaccttgttttacattttctttagtcaCTGCATTTCAGTGGCTTCTGTCTTCtcagtaaaattttaaacttcttgAGGGTAGAgcctttattttctgattattgtCTATGACTCTATAGGTCTCTGCAAGGaacaggtattcaataaatgttctgGAAAGATTGACATGCTTTCATTAGTAGAGCTGTGGATTGATAACATACAAAGTTTGggttgaaaattagccaggcacggtggcatgcacctgcagtcccagctacttgggaggctgaggcaagaggatcacctgagcccaggagttcaaggttgtagtTGGCTATGATAgtaccactgtactgcagcctgggtgagaccctgtctttaaaacaataaCATAAATTAAATAGAATCTGGGTTGTCTGTTttggaaaagcaaataaaaatgcagttGGTGCTCAGTTACCACGTGAGGATTTCCCACAAAATACTTGTATCCCATTTGGCATTTTCTAACCACCTTGTTAACTTCAACATCTACCAAGCAAACCAACCCaactttttgttggtttttgctCAGAGACTGCAGACTAATTTTGATATTCACATAAatcactcatttttaaaatccaaaggcAAACCAAGACACAGTAGAAGTCATCTTTGGGTTGTTTGGCCACTGCCCCCTCCATTAGCCTGTATAATTGTGAGGCGGCGGAACCTGCAGGGTTCAGGTCCTGATGAGGTTTCAGAAGGAATACTTCCCTTCAGGTACTTGGCCCCTTGTGGCCctgaccagatggcttcacagggCTGCTTGCTTTTTTCAGCACTGTCAGAGAATGACCACCGCAGCAAGCGAGATGCCTTCATTCTTGGTGGAGCGAATGGCAAACGTCAGGCGGCGCCGGCAGGACAGGCGAGGGATGTGAGTGCGGGCGTGGGGTGGGGGcaagcttttactttttatttcctgaagttaggtagttttgaatttttatcagtGGTTATATGTAGTATTCAAGTATTACtttgtaattaatttaaaaaataaatataaaatgtcttccTCACTCTTCATGTGGACATTTTCCCAAAGTGCttcagagagagggaagggatgTCATTTCTGTTTGTCAAGTATTTTGCTCTCCGCTGGGGTATACTCCATCGGGGTGTGCCAGGGAAGTGACCTTTCTGTGGTGTCTCCCAGGGAGGGCAGCATCCTCAAGTCACGCATTGTCACCTGGGAGCCCTCAGAGGAGTTCGTCAGGAACAACCATGTCATTAACACCCCTCTTCAGACGATGCACATCATGGCAGACCTGGGGCCCTGTAAAAAGTGAGTGAAGCTTCTCACTGCCAGCCCAGATCCTCATCCTCTTCTTTCACCAGCTGTCCTCTTCCTGTTATTATCATCCTGGGTTATAGGGGAGGGAGggactttttcttcctttttttcttagttgtACTTAGAAGAAAGTTTTACCATGTCAGTTCTCCCTATAGCCTCTGAAGCAGGCTCAGTAGCTCTTCTTCTTTCCCCGGAAGACCAATGACCCTCAACCTTGGTGTTTTCCTGGTTTCTAGGCTTGGCTATAAGAAGTACGAACACGTCCTGTGTACTCTGAAGGTGGatagcaatggtgtgatcacagtaaAGCCTGACTTCACAGGCCTCAAAGGACCCTACAggtaaggagaggaagaaaggggtaGTGGAGACTGGCATTCCTTCCCTTAGTTGCGCTTCTTGTCCCTAGTCAACTAGACTGTCAGAAAGTCCTTCATCTGTTCTCACTTTGACATTCCCAGGCAATAGTCTGTATTCTGTTCTGAGTTATAGGCCCCTAGAAAGCTGGGGTCCCTGTTCTCAGAAAATGTGCAACTGCACCAATTTGAAAGGGATCCCATCAGTGGTGCAATAAAGTGACAGGGATTCTCTGTGCTGCTGAATATAGGACCTGACCAGAACAGAGTGGGGTGAACTCAGCCGGGCTTTTCCTCTGGGCTGACTGTTCCTCATCTCTGTGTCTTGGAAATGACAGAACTGTAAATTAGACATTATCTGGACCAACCTGTCCATTTTTCAGGCGAGAGAACTGGGTGTGAGGAATGTTATGCCTTATGGTGACTTCAAGCCAGAAATGGGCCCAGAACCTATACTTTCTGAGTCTAGTCTGGTGCCCTCTCTGCTTTACCTTTTGTTTCCCTCTCCCGGTTGTCATTACGGCCATATTTATCATCATATACTTCAGGTGACGTGTATGGACCCTGGTAGCTCATCCCTGGGCTGGAGCCGGAGGGCCCATATCTCACGACCAGAGTTGCTCCTTTCTGTGGCTTTGACCTTACAGGATCGAGACAGAGTGGGAGAAGCAGGAGCTGTGGAAGTACACGATCGACAATGTGTCCCCCCTTGCCCAgccggaggaggaggagcaggaacaGCGAGTGTTAAAGGATGTAAGCCCAAGTTCATTCCAAGGATCAAAGGATGAGCCTCAGTACCTGGGGCTGAGACCATGTCTGAGCTAGATGTCAGCAGTTGCTCGGGAAAAGCCTTGCCCTTCATAGCCCCTTCTGACATAGGCAGCATTGCTGATATGTCAGACTGAAGTTTCTGatcataatagtaataataataaccatttaTTTGAGCATTTACCATGTTCTGTGCTATGTATTTACCATACCTTATTTCCTTTAGTCCTTACGATAACCCTTTGAGGTGAACACTTTTCTTCTTACTACCTTATAAGGAGGGAAACTGAGATTGAGGAGCTAAGAAGTCTGCCCAGGGTTGCATAGCTTGTCAGCATGAGAGTCAGGATTCCATCCCAGACCAGCTGACCCCAGAGCCTCTGTGCTTCATAGTGAAATGTCGGAGGATCAGGTGCTTAGGCCTCCAGCTCTTGGCGACCTTTCCCGtgattgcttttcttcttcccattCAGAACTGAACTGTGGTCTAGCTTGGGTTGCATCTtgagttttggtttggtttgtttcctCAGCTTTATGGTCGGCACAAGGAGTATCTCAGCAGCCTCGTAGGCACTGACTTTGAGCTGGTAAGTAGCTTGGCTTCCTGCAGCACTGTCAGTTGTGTTTAGCCAGAGCATTCTGACTGAGGATGAGTTATAACACCTCTCTTAAAGGTCTGAAGTATACCCTATGGTATGAAAAGAAAGTCAAAGAATAGCACATAGAGTCCTCATTATGTGTtttgaaacactgcatgttgatCTAGAACTGTTAATGCCTAGAAAAAGGTCTGAGAGGCTACACATGTGCTGTTGGTAGCTTTCTCTGAGGAGGGTGGAAATAGAATGTGGTAGATggggcccagcacggtggctcaaggctgtaagcccagcactttgggaggccgaggtgggtagatgacgaggtcaagagaccgagaccatcctggccaacatggtgaaaccccatctctactacaaatacaaaaattagctgggcgtggtggcgtgtgcctgtagtcccagctacttaggaagctgaggcaggagaattgcttgaaccgggaggcggaggttccaatgagctgagattgtgccactgcactccagcctggcgcctggtgacaaagtgagactctgtctcaaaaaaaaaaaagaatgtggtagATGGGTAGTGGGTGGTGAGAGGGATATATTAgggatttttactttttagccTCTAAACTTAggtaattttcaatttttatcagtgataatgtatttatgtatcatgataatttagaaaataaatataaagatgaaaaatgtCTTCTTCACCTTTCATGtggatatttt
Encoded here:
- the MKS1 gene encoding tectonic-like complex member MKS1 isoform X1; this translates as MAEAVWSTDTGEAVYRSRDPVRNLRLRVRLQRITSSHFLHYHPATQLGKDLIGLATFRPQPTASGHRPEEDEEEEIVIGWQEKLFSQFEVDLYQNEAACQSPLDYQYRQEILKLENSGGKKNRRIFTYTDSDRYTNLEEHCQRMTTAASEMPSFLVERMANVRRRRQDRRGMEGSILKSRIVTWEPSEEFVRNNHVINTPLQTMHIMADLGPCKKLGYKKYEHVLCTLKVDSNGVITVKPDFTGLKGPYRIETEWEKQELWKYTIDNVSPLAQPEEEEQEQRVLKDLYGRHKEYLSSLVGTDFELPVPGTLRLFVNGEVVSAQGYEYDNLYVHFFVELPATNWSSPAFQQLSGVTQTCATKSLGMDKVAYFSYPFTFEAFFLHEDESTDALPEWPVLYCEVLSLDFWQRYRVEGYGAVVLPATPGSHTLTVSTWRPVELGTVAELRRFFIGGSLELEDLSYVRIPGSFKGERLSRFGLRTETTGTVSFRLHCLQQSRAFMESSSLRKRMRSVLDRLEGFSQQSSIHNVLEAFRRARRRMQEARESLAQDLVSTSEALVS
- the MKS1 gene encoding tectonic-like complex member MKS1 isoform X2; its protein translation is MAEAVWSTDTGEAVYRSRDPVRNLRLRVRLQRITSSHFLHYHPATQLGKDLIGLATFRPQPTASGHRPEEDEEEEIVIGWQEKLFSQFEVDLYQNEAACQSPLDYQYRQEILKLENSGGKKNRRIFTYTDSDRYTNLEEHCQRMTTAASEMPSFLVERMANVRRRRQDRRGMEGSILKSRIVTWEPSEEFVRNNHVINTPLQTMHIMADLGPCKKLGYKKYEHVLCTLKVDSNGVITVKPDFTGLKGPYRIETEWEKQELWKYTIDNVSPLAQPEEEEQEQRVLKDLYGRHKEYLSSLVGTDFELPVPGTLRLFVNGEVVSAQGYEYDNLYVHFFVELPATNWSSPAFQQLSGVTQTCATKSLGMDKVAYFSYPFTFEAFFLHEDESTDALPEWPVLYCEVLSLDFWQRYRVEGYGAVVLPATPGSHTLTVSTWRPVELGTVAELRRFFIGGSLELEDLSYVRIPGSFKGWRAAVTMWLASRQGLHGIEFPSEKDAECVGPSGRIQPAEFHSQCAGGLPSSPAPHAGGPGKPRPGPSEHL